Within the Taeniopygia guttata chromosome 15, bTaeGut7.mat, whole genome shotgun sequence genome, the region CGTCGACGCCATTTTCTCGCCTTCCTCCTCCGCgctgcccgcccggccccgccccgcgccgcgcatgcgccgcccggccccgccgcgcgcACCACCCCGCGCCCGGGGGGCGCCGCCGGCAGAACGCGGCCCGGGGGCTcggcccgccccgctccgccgcccgcccgccgctgcTGCCGTCCGCGGGGAACCGGGACGGCCCCGCGGGCAGCGGCCGCCGCTCCGGATGGCGGCTCCGCGCCTCGCTGGGCGCTTCCCCCCCCCCGCCGGGGGCGGGATGGTACGGCCCGCGGCCGTTAGGGACCGTCGCGCAAGAGGCGCTCGGGCCGCGAGGCGGAgcggggagcgcggcgggggcgTGACGTCATGGCCGGCGTAGTGATGTCATGGAGGCGTAGCGGGGCCGCCGTGACGTCACGCAGGCGGTGAGCCCCGGGTGTCGCCTGGCGGCGCCTCCTGGTCCGTCACTCGGTGTCACCTGCCGGCGGGTGACGCTGTGGGCTGTGTGTGACGTCACCAGTGTCACGGCGGGTGCTGGTTGGGGTCCCCGTGCTGGGGTTGACATTGTGCGCTGCCCACGTGGCAGAGTGACGTCACCGCGTGTCATCGCTGCGTGATGTCATCGTGTCCCATGAGGACATGAGGGGGTGCAGTACCGCGTGTCCTGCGTGCACTGGGGGGTGACCCGGGGTgtggtggcacagctgggtgtcccatgggtggTGGGACCGTGGGTGGGTGTCCCAGGGCTGATGTTGCATGGATTGGTGTCACATTGTGGGTGGGTGTCCCATGGCACAGCCgtgtgtcccctgggtgtccctgaatgccatcccatcccatcccatcccatcccatcccatcccatcccatcccatcccatcccatcccatcccatcccatcccatggaacCCATCCCATCCTATGGATCCCATCCTATGGATCCCATCCTATGGATCCCATCctatggatcccatcccatcccatcccatcccatcccatcccatcccatcccatcccatcccatcccatcccatgaaTCCCATCCCATAGATCCCATCCCATAGatcctatcccatcccatcccatcccatagaTCCCATCCCATAGATCCCATCCCATAGATCCCATCCCATAGatcctatcccatcccatcccatagatcctatcccatcccaccccataTGTGCCCGGGTCacctgggatgtccctggcaCACCAAGCGACCCCACaggacagggatttggggacatttaaTGACCTGGCAGGTCCCAAAGCAGCGAAGCGCGTGGCACAGCGGGGTCCCCACCTGGGGAGTCCCCACCgccagccccccaaatcccctcccctgGGCTGGGGTGCACGGGGGGGGGGATGGGATGAGACAGAGCCCATCCCCCGGGAGCACCGCCTTGGCCGGGGGACAGAAatggccttggggacacccccggcCCTCCCGGGGGCTCAAGCAGCGGCGATGGGGGCGAAGCGTGGTGGGGGGGACGGTGCCGTGCCACCAGTAGCACCAAGAGGGGGGACGGGGCTGAGCCCGTCCTGCTCCCCAGGGTGGCACGGCGGGGGTGGCCTGGGTGACGGGGGTGGCCTGGGTGACGGGGGTGGCCTGGGTGACGGGGTGGCCTGGGTGACGGGGGTGGCCTGGGTGACGCCCCTGTCACGGCTCTGggggggcgcggcgggcggcggtGACGATGCGGTAGGGGGGGTGGCCGCTGCCACGCTTGCCACGGGGCACCCCGGGGGTCGCCGTGCTGGGGGCGCCGCTGCCCGAGCCGGGCTCTGGCTCTGcgggaggagaggaaaaaaggggtGTCAGGGGTGGGATGTCaccccccctgctccagaaTCCCCCAAATGGGCgctgggggctgtgctgtgggtgtTCTGCCCCACTGTGGCTCTGagtgtccccaagccctggggacagccacccGAGGACCCCCCAGCTGGCACCCCTGCCTGGCACCCCCGCTTGGAGCCCTGTGGGAAAGCACAGCTggaatggggagggggcagggggGTGAGGGTGGGGGGCACCCTGGCACGGGGGGTTGGCACCGGGGGTCCCTTGGGACAACGGGAGCGCTGGGAGCCGCTTCAGTCCGAGAGGGTCCCCGTGGTCTCCGGTGAGCCTGGGGGGTCCCTGCGCCTCCCTTGGCTTGAGGGGATCTCCATGGTCTCCCTTCTCCAAGGATTTCATGGAGCCCTGGGGAGCTCCAGGGTTTCTCTTGGCCCAAGAGGGGTCTCCGTGGTCTCCTTTGGAGTGAGAGAGTCTCTCCATGGGCTCCCTGGAACCCTAAAGAGCTCCAGGGTTCCTCTTGGTCCAAGAGGGGTCTCCATGGGCTCCTTTGGGGTGAGAGGGTCTCTCCATGGTCTCCCTTAAACCTTGGCGAGTTCCAGTTTCCCTTGGCCCACCAGGATCTCCATGGTCACCTCTCAATCCAAGAGGATCTCCATGTTTGCATGGCTAAATCCAAGAGATCTCCATAGTTGCCCCTCTCAATCCAAGAGACCTCCATGGTCACCTCGCAGTCCAAGAGGATCTCCATGGTTGCCCCTCTCAATCCAAGAGGATCTCCATGGTTGCCCCTCTCAATCCAAGAGATCTCCATGGTTGCATGGCTAAATCCAAGAGATCTCCATGGTCACCTCTCAATCCAAGCAGGTTTCCATGGTTGCCCCTCTCAATCCAAGAGATCTCCATGGTCACCTCTCAATCCAAGCAGGTTTCCATGGTTGCCCCTCTCAATCCAAGAGATCTCCATGGTTGCCTCTCTCAATCCAAGAGATTTCCATGGCTGCCCCTCTCAATCCAAGAGGATCTCCATGGTTGCATGGCTAAATCCAAGAGATTTCCATGGTCACCTCTCAATCCAAGAGATCTCCATGGCTGCCCCTCTCAATCCAAGCAGGTCTCCGAGCTCTCCCGTGGCCCCGGAGCTCCCGGTGCCCCGCTGCGGTGGCTCCAGCCCCCCGTGCCCCGTGCCCGCTCCCGGGTGCCGCGGCGCTCCAGGCTCATGCGGGGCAGGGTGGGGCGGGGGTGGTTACCTGGCCAGATGATGGCTTCCAGCAAGGTGACCCTTCTAGCCAGGACCTCCAGCCGggcctgctgctgcaggagggtttGGAAGCTACTGgcctgggggagagggagagagcagagcagagcagagcagagcgcGTTGGCCCCGCGGCGggcacggggacacggggacacgggctggggacacggcacggcaggggtggcacagcaTGGCGGGGGCACGGCAGGGGGCAGCCCCAGCGGGATGGGGGTGTGGGGCACGAGGAGGGGGTGCCAGGTCTCCTAGGAGGGTCTTCCCAGTCTCAGAAGGGTGCTGGGGGCCCCCCCATCCCTGCGGGTCTATGGTGACAATGGGGGGGCCCTTGTGCTGGCTTGATGTCCCTGGCGGTGCCCTGATGGGGACACTGATGTCCCTGACTTGGGGGTgctccctctgccacccccgGCATGCTGAGCCCCCCGACATTTGGGGGGACACATCCACAACTGTCCGGGGAGACACTGATGTCCccagctgggggtgctccctctgccacccccgGCACACTGAGCTCTCCAAAACGTGGGGGGACATGTCCCCAACCTTCTCAGAGGGCCACCCGCTTGTCCCCAACACTGAGACTGTcacaggtgtccctgcccgaggggggcagtgcctgggggggctctggggtgcCCAGCTGGGGGTGAGGGTGACCCTGGTGGCCCTTCCCTCGAGTGGCCCCCAGTGCTGGCCATGATGCCACCATGTGGGTGATGACATCGTGCACGGCTGATGTCACGATGGCCATGGGCCACCGTGATGTCGCGGGGGCCTGGTGACCTCCCGGGAGGGATGGGGTCacccctggaggggctggacctgtccctgtccccccatgGCATGAGGAGGGGCTGCCGAGGgtgccctccctgcagctccatgaCATCGGTGAGCCAAGGGCCACTGTGAGGTCACGGGGACCCGGTGACCTGCTGGCCGGGCTGGGGGTCACCCCGGGGGTCCCCGTCCCCCTACTCACCGTAGAGCCCAATCATTGTTTCCAAGATTAAAACCCTCTCCGCTAAAATCTTCAGCGCCTCGCGGAGCTGGTGCAAACCCTCCCCCTGGGGAAGAGAGGCGCGGGCTCAGCGGGGGCTGCACCCCAAATGGCCCCAGGCCACCCCCGGGGGACCCCCCGACTCACCAACAccaggggaaggagagggggaacCCCCGTGGGGGGGTCTGAGCCCACTCTGTGCCCCACCACCCAGTTCAGGTGACATTGGCACTGGGTGACATTGGCCAGGGACCCCCCAGAGCCAcctttggggtgctggggacacccaggacaTCACTGGGGACCCCAGGACAAGCTGTGGGGCAGTGGGAACAAGTGGGGACCCTGAGGACATCACTGGGGTGCCAATGGGGTGTCGGGGTGCCATCCCCCGCGTGTCCCCGGTGCCACTCACCCAAGTGCCCCTCTCGCCCGGCTCGCCCCGGGGGCCCGGCTCGCCCTGAAACACAGAGAGGAGAGGGCCTGGCagggggggcacggggggctgCGGCCGGGGGGACCCCGACCCACGCACGTACCTGCGCCCCGTCCTGCCCGCGGCTGCCCGGCTGGCCCTGGGGACCCTGCGGGGACAGAGCCATCAGCTCCGGGGGCACCGGCACACCGCCACCAGGGGGGTGATGGCAGAGCCCGCGGCTGGCACCCACACCggccccccaacccccccactgctgcccaccaaaccccccaaacccctccacaACCCCACACCGgccccccaacccccccttAGTACTCACCAAACCCCCCAACCCCTCCATGACCCCACACcggaccccccaacccccccttAGCGCTCACCAAACCCCCCAACCCCTCCATGACCCCACACTGGACCCCCAACCCATCCTTACCCCACACCAAcccccccccaacccctccaTGACCCCACACCAACCCCCCAACCCTCCCTTACcactccccaaaccccccaaccCCTCCATGACCCCACACTGGACCCTCCAACTCTCCCATGACCCCACACCagacccccccaaccccccccttAGCACTCACCAAACCCCCCAACCCCTCCATGACCCCACACCAGACCCCCACAACTCTCCCATGACCCCACACCAACCCCCCCAACCCCTCCATGACCCCACACCAGACCCCCCCAACTCTCCCATGACCCCACACCAGACCCCCACAACCCCCCCCATtaccccccaacccccccttACCACTcaccaaacccccaaacccctccatgACCCCACACTGGACCCCTCCAACTCTCCCATGACCCCACACTGGACCCCCCAACCCATCATTACCCCACACCGGACCCCCCCAACTCTCCCATGACCCCACACCGGACCCCCCAACACCCCTTTACCCCACACCAACCCCGCCCCAACCCCTCCATGACCCCACACCGGACCCCCCCAACTCTCCCATGACCCCACACCagacccccccaacccccccattaccccccaacccccccaacccacagccccccaaacccacccatggtctggacccccccaaatctcctcacGGCCACTCACCAAATCCCCCCATCTCAGCCCCAAACCCAGGCCCCCACATCTCCCCccagccctgaaccccaaaCACCTCCACGGCCCCCAGCCCCATTGCGGGGGTGGCTTTGGACGGGGGGGTGGCACAATCCTGGGGACACTGCCCACATccacccccagggcagggtcacagctccctgtccccacacagggaccctggggacagggggacagcgGCTTGGGGCACCCAGCAGGACCGGGGTGTCTGGGGCTGAGGTGGCCCCCAAACCACTCCCCCCACACGGCCACCACAGGGGTGACCCTGGGGACCCtgggggggacacagagggTGTCAGAACCCCTGGGGGGCACGGCCAGCCCCCCGGTGTCACAGTGTGGGGCCGGGGACACTCACCCTGTCCCCCTTCTCGCCAGGGGGACCAGCAGCTCCGGgcgctcctgccctgccctgtgccaggacaaGGAGGGGACATCAGccctgggggacacggggaccctgccctgccccccagcccagcacttaCATCGGCTCCTGGGGGCCCGGGGGGACCGACGGGACCTGGGGGGCCGGGGGGACCTGCAAGGACAGGGGACACAACTCAGCCCCACACTGGGGCACCCGAAAGTGTCAGGGGGTGACAGAGGAGGGGGGGACACCCTCACCCATTGGCCCCACAGGTCCGGGGGGTCCCATGGGACCCACGATGCTCCTGGTGGCTTCGGTGAAGGTGTTGGAGATGACCGGGTCCCCTGGGGGGAGAATGGAGGGGGTGTTTGGGGCCCACattcccctcccctgctccccccGTGTCTCGTCCCTGTCACCCCAATGATGGCAGGTGCCCCACATCTCATCCCGGGACCCCAATCATGGCCTGGAGGTCCCCAGTGCCCCACATCTCATCCCAGGACCCCAATCATGGTCTCGGGGTCCCCAGTGCCCCACATCTCATCCCGGGACCCCAGTGGTGGTCTGGGGGTCCCCAGTGCCCCACATCTCATCCTGGGACCCCAATCATGGCCTGGGGGTCCCCAGTGCCCCACATCTCATCCCGGGACCCCAATCATGGCTTGGGGGTCCCCAGTGCCCCACATCTCATCCCAGGACCCCAGGGACAAGCAGGAGCTCCCCACACCCCCAGCCCAGGTGAGGCTCAGCCCCCCCCAGCCCAGTCCCGTTCTTGGGGTCACACTGGGAGgagaccccagcccagcccccccTTACTGGGCTCGGCCAGTCTGGGGATCGCTGGCCCCACAGGGGCAGGGGGgcccggggggccggggggccCGGGGGACCCCTTCTCTCCGGGGAGCCCCCTGGCTCCATCCCGGCCGGGTGGTCCTGGGGGGCCGGGGGGACctgcagggaggaagaggagggtgaaGATTGGGGCcgtgcagggctggagcccttcCGAGCCCCCAAACTGCtgcagggaccccccaaatctgcccaGCAGGAAAGGGGGGGCTCGGCTGGGCCAGGCACCAGGCTGGGGTCTCCCCATGCTGTCCCCCCTTTACCTGGTGGTCCCACTGGACCCTTCACTCCAGGAATTCCCGAGGGTCCCCGTCCTCCCGCGTCGCCCTTGGGGCCGGGGGGTCCCCTCCAGCCGGGTGTCCCTGCGGCACAGCAGCACCCTGAGGGGGTGGGgaccccggggacagcccctcaGGGGTGCCCCCCACCCACACCCGGTCCCCACCGCCTCCCCAGGGCTGGCCTGTCCCCGCGGGTGGCAGCTGGGTGGCTTTTCCCCCAGAGTGAGGGGTCCTGCCCCCCAAATATTGACAACACCCAGGTGCGTTCCCTGCCCTGCGGGTGCTGCCAGCTGTCCctgtcattgtcactgtcatTGTCACCCTGCCTTACCGTCATCCCCGGGGCTCCCGCGGGCGGCCGGGGACCCCCAGAGCTGCCCGGCCTGGGGCCCCCTGCCCGGGCTGCTGCctttgggtgctgctggcacgGGGGGCTCGGCCACCGCCAGCCGGGCCACCTGCCGAGGGCACAGAGGGGGTGGGTGACAGCAGGGGGCACAAGGTGACCCCCGCAGGGCTCGTGTGACCCTCGGGGGGCGCAGGGGGAGGTGGCcagaccccaaactgggacttGCCTGTGCCTCCAGGGTGGCGAGCCGGGCTGTCAGCTCCCCGACACGGCTGCAGTTCAGGCACCCTgcgggggaaattggggggcACAGGcgctggggtggggggcagcCGGCCCTCTGTGCCCACCGCAGCGGGTTTGGGGGGGGACCCACCTGAGAAGGccgtggggtgcagggggggcCGGCGGGGGGCGGCGCTGGGGCGGTTGGGGTCGCGCAGGGTGAGGGGGCTGCGAGCCTCTGCCGAGGAAAGGGGGGtcagcacggggggaccccccCGTGGGGCACCGCCTCCTGTGGGAAACCTTCCTGTTGTAATTCGGGGTGCTGGGCCCCATCCTGGCTCTGGGTGAGTctcagaccccaaatcccacccataACCCTGAGTCGGGATCCTCCAAACCCACCCATGGTCTTGAaccagacccccaaaaccctccatGACCACACGCCAGGTGCCCCCAACCCacaacccccaaacccacccacgGTCCTTAaccagaccccccaaatcccctcatgACCACCCCCCAATTTCAGCCCAAACCCAGCCCCCTCAGCCCTGAACCCTCAAtcacccccacagcccccagccccattccgGGGGTGGCTTTGGGTGGTGGGGGCACAATCCTGGGGACACTGCCCACACTCACCCCCCGTGGGTGGGGTCCCAGTCCCCTGTCCCCACCGGGAcatcctggggacagcagccaggggcCACCCAGCACGGCAGGACTGGGGTGTCTGGAGCAGAGGTggcccccgagcccccccaCGCTGTcacccccgcccccccggcACGGCCACCGCCGTGGGGACAGCCCTAAGTGGGGCCAGATGTGGGGCAGGCGGCCAAGCAcgcagggaggagcaggaggaggaggagaaagaggaggaggaagaaccCCCCgcctcccccagctctgctcccacccaGCTGCCTCCGGACCCCCCCCCCGTGTCACCCGCTGCCCTGCAGACCCTCGGTGCcaccccagggtgtccccacccctggGTGCCACCCGCTGCCATCACAGCCCCGcagtggggtcctgggggagagggaggaggaggatgtggTGACAATGGGGACAAAGACCCCCCTGTCAGAGCTGGCAGCGCCCATCCCCCCCCTCACACGGCACAGCCTCGCACCCATTCATTCACTGCCCACCCGCCCCCGGCCACTCGTGCCTGGGGGGTGCAGCCCCTGGTGGGCACTGCCACGCTGAGGAGTGTCCGTCTGTCCATCCACACACACCCTGTCCATCGGCTCTTTCAGTGCCCCCCTCAGGCACATCCCGTTGCCCACCCACTCCTGTCCCCCTGGCTGACCACCCAGGGACATGCACACACGTGCCACCCATGGGAGAATCCTTCtgtccatccatcatccatccatccatagatccatccatccatccatccatccatccatccatccatccatccatccatccatcatccatccatccatccatggatccatggatccatccattcatccatcatccatccatccatccatccatccatccatccatccatccatcatccatcatccatccatccatccatccatccatccatccatccatcatccatccatcatccatccatcatccatcatccatccatcatccatcatccatccatcatccatcatccatccatccatcatccatccatcatccatccatccatccatccatcatccatcatccatccatccatcatccatcatccatcccaCCCACCCACAGGTCCTTCTCCTCACCCACCCTACCAGTGCCACCACAGGCCGTGTCCCAGCACCCTGGGGTGCCCGTGCCCGCCCTGCCCAGGCCCCATCCGCGCTGTTCCCACCTTCCTGGCAGTGGCTGCCGGCGTGCCCGGGGCAGCAGCGCCATTCCAGCGCCGTCAGCGTCCTGTAGGCCACCCTGTAGAGCGGCCGCAGCACGGCGCGGTAGCTGTGGCACAGAGGGGTGGCACTCACGCCCATCCTGGGGGCACCCccgctgtccctgctcccaggggtCCCCCTCACCTGCCCCCGCTGCAGGCCAGGGGCCAGCGGCACCCCTGGAAGACCCTCTGGAGGAATGTCCCGTTCTGGACGTGGCACGACACCGTCCGTGTCACCGTGTAGGAGCACCAGTTGCTGGAGGGGGAACACCGATGTCACCAGCCCTTGtgcagggacaccctgggggTGCTGCCACCCTGGCAGATGCCCATGcccggtttttggggtgcccgtGGGGAGCCCTGCAGCACATTCCTGCTGCATTCCTGCAGCGCTGGCACCGGCCTGCAGCGGGCCCGGAGCTCCCCCgtgcccccagcccaccccacaCAAAGGCTCCTTTCTCCTGCCCCACATGCCAGGCTCTGCCCGCCCCTCTCCGGCCACCCAGCCTCGGTTTGCCCCTGCAGAGGGGGACACGCCGGTGCCATGACACCGGGCGTCCCCGTACCCTCGGCAGCTCCAAACTCAAAGGCTGCACAATTTGGGTCAAAAAAATGAGTTTTTcggtgctgctgcagtgctgcagggagggaggcggtggcagcagggacaagcGGGCGCTGCGGGGGGACAATTGTCTGGGAGGTGCCGGAGGcgggggggacagcggggtggcACAGGGCTTTCCGGCCGGGCAGCGGCCCAGGAGGGCACCgtgccagggctgtggaggCGCAGAGCCCGCCGGAGCTGTGGCCAcgctcctgctgccaccctgccGTGCCAAGGGGGCCCGGGGGGCATCGTCCCCCTTGGAGGGACACCCAGCTGTGGGAATGCCTGtggggatggcatgggatgggatggggatgggtcCCGGCTCGTTTCCCAAGGGAATGCCCTCCCAGGAgcggggcaggagctggcaggctCTGGCATGCGAGCGCCCGCATGGCCCGGCGTGACCCCGGCCCACCCGGCACCGCACTGGCACCGAGGGGTCCGGGCTCTGCTGCCACGGCTTGTGCCCACCCGGGGCAAAGCCCACAGCAGGTTTGGCTCCGAATCCCGCTCCCATTCCCAAAATCGGCCGCTTGGCTTTGTGCCCCCGGCTT harbors:
- the EMID1 gene encoding EMI domain-containing protein 1 isoform X2 produces the protein MAGARGCRRRPVLPAAVPAALGLCLPLCLLLPLPSAAWSPALLPPAARSNWCSYTVTRTVSCHVQNGTFLQRVFQGCRWPLACSGGSYRAVLRPLYRVAYRTLTALEWRCCPGHAGSHCQEGGGAPRGGPPVLTPLSSAEARSPLTLRDPNRPSAAPRRPPLHPTAFSGCLNCSRVGELTARLATLEAQVARLAVAEPPVPAAPKGSSPGRGPQAGQLWGSPAARGSPGDDGTPGWRGPPGPKGDAGGRGPSGIPGVKGPVGPPGPPGPPGPPGRDGARGLPGEKGSPGPPGPPGPPAPVGPAIPRLAEPRDPVISNTFTEATRSIVGPMGPPGPVGPMGPPGPPGPVGPPGPPGADGRAGAPGAAGPPGEKGDRGPQGQPGSRGQDGAQASSFQTLLQQQARLEVLARRVTLLEAIIWPEPEPGSGSGAPSTATPGVPRGKRGSGHPPYRIVTAARRAPPEP
- the EMID1 gene encoding EMI domain-containing protein 1 isoform X1, producing the protein MAGARGCRRRPVLPAAVPAALGLCLPLCLLLPLPSAAWSPALLPPAARSNWCSYTVTRTVSCHVQNGTFLQRVFQGCRWPLACSGGSYRAVLRPLYRVAYRTLTALEWRCCPGHAGSHCQEGGGAPRGGPPVLTPLSSAEARSPLTLRDPNRPSAAPRRPPLHPTAFSGCLNCSRVGELTARLATLEAQVARLAVAEPPVPAAPKGSSPGRGPQAGQLWGSPAARGSPGDDGTPGWRGPPGPKGDAGGRGPSGIPGVKGPVGPPGPPGPPGPPGRDGARGLPGEKGSPGPPGPPGPPAPVGPAIPRLAEPRDPVISNTFTEATRSIVGPMGPPGPVGPMGPPGPPGPVGPPGPPGADGRAGAPGAAGPPGEKGDRGPQGQPGSRGQDGAQGEPGPRGEPGERGTWGEGLHQLREALKILAERVLILETMIGLYEPEPGSGSGAPSTATPGVPRGKRGSGHPPYRIVTAARRAPPEP
- the EMID1 gene encoding EMI domain-containing protein 1 isoform X3; the encoded protein is MAGARGCRRRPVLPAAVPAALGLCLPLCLLLPLPSAAWSPALLPPAARSNWCSYTVTRTVSCHVQNGTFLQRVFQGCRWPLACSGGSYRAVLRPLYRVAYRTLTALEWRCCPGHAGSHCQEEARSPLTLRDPNRPSAAPRRPPLHPTAFSGCLNCSRVGELTARLATLEAQVARLAVAEPPVPAAPKGSSPGRGPQAGQLWGSPAARGSPGDDGTPGWRGPPGPKGDAGGRGPSGIPGVKGPVGPPGPPGPPGPPGRDGARGLPGEKGSPGPPGPPGPPAPVGPAIPRLAEPRDPVISNTFTEATRSIVGPMGPPGPVGPMGPPGPPGPVGPPGPPGADGRAGAPGAAGPPGEKGDRGPQGQPGSRGQDGAQGEPGPRGEPGERGTWGEGLHQLREALKILAERVLILETMIGLYEPEPGSGSGAPSTATPGVPRGKRGSGHPPYRIVTAARRAPPEP
- the EMID1 gene encoding EMI domain-containing protein 1 isoform X4, whose protein sequence is MAGARGCRRRPVLPAAVPAALGLCLPLCLLLPLPSAAWSPALLPPAARSNWCSYTVTRTVSCHVQNGTFLQRVFQGCRWPLACSGGSYRAVLRPLYRVAYRTLTALEWRCCPGHAGSHCQEGGGAPRGGPPVLTPLSSAEARSPLTLRDPNRPSAAPRRPPLHPTAFSGCLNCSRVGELTARLATLEAQVARLAVAEPPVPAAPKGSSPGRGPQAGQLWGSPAARGSPGDDGTPGWRGPPGPKGDAGGRGPSGIPGVKGPVGPPGDPVISNTFTEATRSIVGPMGPPGPVGPMGPPGPPGPVGPPGPPGADGRAGAPGAAGPPGEKGDRGPQGQPGSRGQDGAQGEPGPRGEPGERGTWGEGLHQLREALKILAERVLILETMIGLYEPEPGSGSGAPSTATPGVPRGKRGSGHPPYRIVTAARRAPPEP